The nucleotide sequence ATCTGGCGATAGTCTCCTGCGGTGGGCATCCCAAGGATATCAATTTCATCCAGAGCCATAAGGCTCTCGATTACGGGGTCCGTGCTCTCAACCCGGGCGGCACCATAATCCTGTTGGCCGAATGCCCGGACGGTTTTGGCAACCCGACCTTCTTCGACTGGTTCCTCTATCAGGATCTTGCTGATTTCGAGGCGGCGTTGCGCCGGGATTACGAAATAAACGGCCAGACAGCACATGCGACGCTGGAGAAAGCCCGACGCTTTCGGGTGATTCTCGTCAGCAGCTTGAGTCGGGAGGAGACCGGGCAGATGGGCATGGAGAAAGCCGGAACCCTTGACGAAGCGCTGACGATGGCGTATGAAAAGGTTCCGCCTGAGGCCGAAGTGGTCGTCATTCCGGATGGCGGTACGGTGTTGCCGGTCATTAAAAGATAGAAAACAGAATACAGTAGACAGCAGTCAGAAGGGCCTTGCGTGAACCGGGTTTTGCTCCTTCTGCATTCTGGGTTCTGTCTACTCTTTTTATGCACAGGAATTCTACAGGCTGAAATCATGGTTAATGCAAATGTCATAAAAGAACTCGAAAAGATTGTCGGCACGGATCACGTTTCTACCGACAGGGCCGACCTGATCTGCTATTCCTACGATGCGACCCAGAAGCAGTACCTTCCTGAGGTCGTGGTCCATGCCGGCTCAGCCGAAGAGATCGCCCGGATTATGCGTCTGGCCAATGAACAATCGATTCCGGTTTTCCCGCGTGGAGCCGGTAGCGGTTTCACCGGTGGCTCGCTACCGACCGCCGCCGGCATTGTCCTGGTAACAACCCGGCTCGACCGGATTATCGAGATTGATGAAGAGAACCTGGTCGCCACGGTCGAACCGGGAGTTGTCACCGGACAGTTCCAGAAGGAGGTCGAGAAGCGCGGCCTTTTCTATCCGCCCGATCCGGCCTCCCTCAAATTTTCGACCCTCGGCGGCAACGTCGCCGAATGCGCCGGCGGCCCGCGTTGCGTCAAGTATGGAGTGACCAAGGACTTTATTCTCGGTCTCGAAGTCGTGACCCCGACCGGGGAGATCATTACCACCGGCGGCCCGACCATGAAAGGGGTCGTCGGATATGATCTGACCAAGCTGCTCTGCGGCTCGGAGGGGACTCTCGGTATTATCACCCGTATCATCATCAAGCTCCTGCCGCTGCCGGAAGCGAAAAAAACCATGCTGGTACTGTTCGATTCGATCGACGGCGCCGCCCGGGCGGTCTCCGACATAATTCGCGGTAAAATCATCCCGACGACTCTTGAATTCATGGATGCCGCAACGATTGATTGCGTGCGTCAGGCAACCGATCTCGAAGTTCCGGAACAGGCGAAAGCGGTTTTGATTATCGAGGTTGATGGTGAAATAGACGTTATCGAACGCCAGGTAAAACGGATTGGTGAGATTGTTCAGCCGCTCGGCGTCGTTGAGACCCGCATCGCCGAGACCGCCGCCGAGAGCGAAGCGCTCTGGCAGATCCGCCGCTCGGTGTCGGCATCGCTGCGCAAGGTCAATCCCGATAAATACAATGAGGATATCTGCGTGCCGCGCAGCAAGGTTCCGGAAATGATCCGCAAGGTCGAAGCAATCGCCTCGGAGTTCAACATCCCGATCGTCAACTTCGGGCATGCCGGCGATGGCAACATTCACGTCAACATCATGATCGATCGCCAGCAGCCGGGCGAAGAGGAAAAGGCCGAACAGGCGATCGGGGCGGTGTTCAAGGCCGCTCTTGAACTTGGCGGCACTATGAGCGGCGAACACGGTGTCGGCATCATGAAGGCTCCCTACATCCCGCTGGAGCTTTCCGGTTCGGTCGCCGACTACATGAAGACCATCAAAAAGGCCCTCGACCCGAACAATATCCTCAATCCGGGAAAGATTTTCCTCGATTGAGTTTCAGGGACTTCGAATCAACAGCCACGAAGCCACCAGGGCACGAAGAAAACAAAAAACCGATTTTCTTGGTTAAGTCCTAACCTGGAATTTCTTGTCTTTTCTTAGTGACTTCGTGCCTTAGTGGCAAAAAGACTTCAGGGATTTAAACCTGTAAGATTGATAATTATGGCAAAAGCCAAACTGAAAAAACTTGAAGAGTACAGTGACGAGATCCGGCAGTGCGTCAAGTGCGGTGCCTGCCGCGCCCACTGCCCGGTATTTGGTGCCGAGAAGCATGAAGGCATGGTTGCGCGGGGCAAGATCGCCCTCTCGCAGTCACTGCTCGATGGCGATGTCGAAATGAAGGACAAGTTGCTGCTCGACATGTCGCAATGTCTGCTTTGCGGCAGCTGTTGCGACCAGTGCCCGAACAAGGTTCCGACCGAGGAGATTGTCGCCGCGGCCCGCCGCGAGATCGCTTCGCAAAAAGGGCTCTCAACCTTCGGCAAGGGGCTCTCAACGGTTCTGAAAAACCAGGGATTGATGAAAACCCTGGCCAAATCGGCCAGCACTTTCGGCAACCTGTTATTTAAAAAACTTCCGGAAAGCAGTGGCCTGCGATTGCGCCTTCCGTTGCCGTTTGTCGATCGCGATCGAACCCTGCCGCCGATTGCGGCCAAAACATTCCGCGAGCAGCACCCGGAATTCATCGAAGGGGAGCCGGGTAAACCAACCATCGCTTTCTTTACCGGTTGCGGTATCAACTATCTTTACCCGGAGATCGGCGAAGCGATGCTTAAGGCATTGCGTTTCATCGGCGTCAGTATTGTTATTCCGAAGGATCAGGGGTGTTGCGGCTTGCCGGCCGTTTCAGCCGGCGCCGGTGACACGGTCGAACAGTTGGCCGACCAGAACCTCGCCGCCCTTACTCG is from Desulfuromonas sp. and encodes:
- a CDS encoding glycolate oxidase subunit GlcD, yielding MVNANVIKELEKIVGTDHVSTDRADLICYSYDATQKQYLPEVVVHAGSAEEIARIMRLANEQSIPVFPRGAGSGFTGGSLPTAAGIVLVTTRLDRIIEIDEENLVATVEPGVVTGQFQKEVEKRGLFYPPDPASLKFSTLGGNVAECAGGPRCVKYGVTKDFILGLEVVTPTGEIITTGGPTMKGVVGYDLTKLLCGSEGTLGIITRIIIKLLPLPEAKKTMLVLFDSIDGAARAVSDIIRGKIIPTTLEFMDAATIDCVRQATDLEVPEQAKAVLIIEVDGEIDVIERQVKRIGEIVQPLGVVETRIAETAAESEALWQIRRSVSASLRKVNPDKYNEDICVPRSKVPEMIRKVEAIASEFNIPIVNFGHAGDGNIHVNIMIDRQQPGEEEKAEQAIGAVFKAALELGGTMSGEHGVGIMKAPYIPLELSGSVADYMKTIKKALDPNNILNPGKIFLD
- a CDS encoding (Fe-S)-binding protein, which gives rise to MAKAKLKKLEEYSDEIRQCVKCGACRAHCPVFGAEKHEGMVARGKIALSQSLLDGDVEMKDKLLLDMSQCLLCGSCCDQCPNKVPTEEIVAAARREIASQKGLSTFGKGLSTVLKNQGLMKTLAKSASTFGNLLFKKLPESSGLRLRLPLPFVDRDRTLPPIAAKTFREQHPEFIEGEPGKPTIAFFTGCGINYLYPEIGEAMLKALRFIGVSIVIPKDQGCCGLPAVSAGAGDTVEQLADQNLAALTRHSTDVIVTACASCNAGLGKIYAELGADFENMADKVEDIFVFLVKHGLAEKLEKLPKDDNPVRVTYHDPCHLRTRGITREPREILKALPQVSYVEMTDAGTCCGLGGTYSVYHYETSQKIGAKKADNIKQSDAELVATDCPGCIMQLQDSINHAGQGQRAVHILTLLSAALTKTMK